From Quercus lobata isolate SW786 chromosome 1, ValleyOak3.0 Primary Assembly, whole genome shotgun sequence, one genomic window encodes:
- the LOC115989554 gene encoding vacuolar cation/proton exchanger 3-like, translated as MDLHHDTMGMDSHHEAMNDVENGDSKSLMNKGLSKGRTQQNVSSSILRKKSDPVLVSRVRFKMLRQFLANLQEVILGTKIAVLFPAIPLAIAADFYNFGRPWIFALSLLGLAPLAERVSFLTEQIAYFTGPTVGGLLNATCGNATELIIALFALRQNKIHVVKYSLLGSILSNLLLVLGTSLLCGGLANIKKEQRYDRKQADVNSLLLLLGLLCHLLPLMFRYASGIETSTAVYTLQLSRASSIVMLIAYVAYIFFQLKTHRELFDSQEDDEEDEKAVIGFWGAFTWLVGMTIIIAVLSEYVVGTIEAASDSWGISVSFISIILLPIVGNAAEHAGSIIFAFKNKLDISLGVALGSASQISMFVVPLSVVVAWTMGIDMDLDFSLLETGCLAFTIIVTAFTLQDGTSHYMKGIVLFLCYIVIGACFFVHKIPVSETTVNLGVGQSSGVLNA; from the exons ATGGATTTACATCATGATACCATGGGCATGGATTCACATCATGAGGCCATGAACGACGTGGAGAATGGTGACTCTAAGAGCTTAATGAACAAGGGCCTCTCCAAGGGTCGGACACAACAAAATGTGTCATCCTCAATTTTGCGCAAGAAATCGGATCCAGTGCTTGTATCCAGAGTTCGGTTCAAAATGCTTAGACAATTCTTGGCCAATTTGCAAGAGGTTATTCTTGGCACCAAGATTGCTGTGCTCTTCCCAGCTATTCCACTAGCAATCGCTGCAGACTTTTATAACTTTGGAAGA CCTTGGATTTTTGCTTTGAGCTTACTTGGACTCGCACCGCTTGCTGAACGAGTCAGCTTCCTGACAGA GCAAATTGCATACTTCACGGGTCCGACAG TTGGAGGGCTTCTGAATGCAACATGTGGTAATGCAACGGAGCTCATAATTGCATTATTTGCTCTTcgccaaaacaaaatacatgttGTGAAGTACTCTCTTCTGGGTTCCATCCTTTCAAACCTTCTTCTTGTACTTGGGACCTCTCTCCTATGTGGAGGCTTGGCCAACATTAAAAAGGAACAAAGATATGACAGA AAACAGGCGGATGTGAACTCGCTCCTTCTGTTGCTGGGATTGCTATGCCACTTGCTACCATTGATGTTCAGATATGCCTCAGGAATTGAAACTTCCACAGCTGTGTATACCCTCCAGTTGTCAAGAGCAAGCAGCATTGTGATGCTTATAGCATATGTTGCATATATCTTCTTCCAGTTAAAAACCCACCGGGAATTGTTTGATTCACAAGAG GATGACGAGGAAGACGAAAAGGCAGTGATAGGATTTTGGGGTGCATTTACTTGGCTAGTTGGCATGACAATTATCATAGCTGTGCTATCTGAGTATGTTGTGGGAACAATAGAG GCTGCATCAGATTCTTGGGGAATTTCTGTTAGCTTCATCAGCATAATTTTGCTACCAATAGTTGGAAATGCAGCAGAACATGCTGGATCAATCATATTTGCGTTCAAGAACAAGTTG GATATCTCTCTCGGTGTAGCTTTGGGGTCTGCATCTCAAATTTCCATGTTTGTG GTTCCTCTGAGCGTTGTTGTTGCTTGGACAATGGGCATTGACATGGATCTTGATTTTAGTCTCCTCGAAACTGGTTGTCTTGCATTCACAATAATTGTCACGGCCTTCACTTTACAG GATGGAACTTCACATTACATGAAGGGAATTGTTCTTTTCCTATGCTACATTGTTATTGGTGcttgtttttttgttcataaaatCCCAGTGA GTGAAACAACCGTCAACTTAGGAGTTGGACAATCCTCTGGAGTTTTGAATGCCTGA